AGATTATATGCCCATGCCTGCCTGGAAGGGCTGGATGGTTCAATTATTAAATATCGCAGGGCTTGGACCTATTTACGGTGCCATTGCAGGTGCACTGTATGGACCCGTTGCAATGATTTGGATCGTATTTGGTTGTATTTTTGCCGGTGCCGTTCATGACTATTTTGCAGGGATGTTATCATTACGTCATGGAGGCGCACAATTCCCTGCACTTGTTCAACGTTATTTAGGTAAAGTAATGCGTGTCTTCACTGATATCGTTTCAGTAATATTAATGGTTTTAGTAGCAGCTGCCTTTACTGCAGGACCTGCTGCTGTTCTTTCGTCAAAATTAGGAATTACATTTATGACAGCACTTATTGCGATTTTCATCTACTTCTTATTGGCAGCAATTTTACCGATCAATCAAATTATCGGTCGTATTTATCCAATATTTGGTGCAGTATTAATCATTATGGCCGGTGCGGTATTAGTATCACTAGTCACTTCAGGTATTGCGATTCCTGAAGTATCTTTAACTAATATGCATCCGAATGATTTACCGGTTTGGCCATTATTAATGATCACGATTTCTTGTGGCGCAATCTCTGGCTTCCACTCTACACAAAGCCCGATAATTTCAAGAACAATCAAGAAAGAATCGGAAGGCCGTAAAGTCTTCTACGGTGCCATGATTGGTGAAGGTGTCATTGCATTAATTTGGTGTGCGGCTGGTATGAGTTTCTATGGCGGTACAGAAGGATTATTACCAAAAATCTCCGAAATTGGTGCAGGTGGTGTAGTAGACGAAATTTCAATTGCATTACTTGGTACATTTGGTAGTATTTTAGCAATATTAGGGATTGTAATTTTACCAATTACAACAGGTGATACTTCATTACGTTCAGCACGCATGATTGTGTTAGACTTTTTAGGCTCTCGTTTTTCAAAAAATAGTACAACACCAATTTTAGCAACAGTTGCAGTTGCAGCACCCGCATTTTTCCTATCAACAATTGATTATCAATTCTTATGGCGTTATGTAGGGATGACGAATCAAATGGTTGCAACAGTTATGCTTTGGGTTGCAACATCGTATTTATTGAAATCAGGCAAGTTCCACTGGATTGCAGGTTTACCAGCCCTATTCATGACCTCTGTAGTATTTGTATACTTAATGGTAGCGCCAGAAGGATTTGCGCTTGCTTATGAAACAGGTGTCGTCATTGGTTTAAGCTTTACAGTCCTAGTTTCTTTCATTTATATTTATCAAATCTTTAAGCATAAGGCTTTTACAAATCCGGTATTTTTAACAGAGAAATAAGGGATTCAGACTTTTGCTAACTATAAAATCTCGCATTTTTATAATTCCTAAAAATGCGAGATTTTTGTTTTGAGTATGCTTTCGATTTTGAATTTAAAATCTAAATTAACTTTACGTTAATCATTTAAAATTTCACGGAAGCTAAGCACCTTGGCTTTGCCCATTACCGCTACCCTTCACTTCATCACCGGCTTCTTTTACTTTCCCGCCGATATCTTTTAAATCCGTTGTGGCATCTTTCGCATGGGAAAGAATTTCACTTGACTCTTCCGTTACCATAGTAACTGGTTGAATAATGTTATTGTTTACTTTTTCATAAAGGTTTTGAGCATCGCTTATCGCTTCTTTTAATACAGACGAAGCGGATTTCAGTCGCTCTTGCAAGTCATCCTTTACTTCTGAAGGATTGTTTTTGACTTGGCTGTACATATCCATTGTTGAATCTTTCATATTTTTTGTTGTCTCAGTAACTTTATTTCTAGTAGTTGAGTCAAGCATTGAAAGCGCACCACCGATAACTGCCCCGATTACCATTCCTCTTAAAAGCTTACCATTATTATCATTTTCTGTTGTTGTCGATAAATTATTATACGAAGTTTGTGTCATAATAAATGCTCCTTTTTGTTTGAATTTGTTAACTTATACCTTAGTTGCCCGATATTTTTTTCATTTAAACATTTTCAAAACCAGGATATTCTAAGATTTATAAACTATATGAGAATATATCTTCCATAAGGCACCTTAACTCGATCGTTCATATTTATCGTTTTCACTAGTATGCAACCACAACAGAAAAGGCACATTTCTTTTTATAAAATGTGCCTAATTTCTATAGTATTCACGCTCTGTTAGTATTATTGATTTACTTTGTACAAACCCTTATTTGAGCAAGCTATATGTATTGCAATTTTTGTTACTGCTTAAATTCTTTAATAGCTGAGGAAGTTCTAAATAATCATCAATTATTGCATCAGCTTTTACATCAGTCCATTGATCATCTTTTTTCCAAATACTAGCCATCCCTACATTTTGAGCAGCTTTCACATCATTATCAGGATGGTCTCCAATAAATAGACTCTCTGATGGTTCGACATTTAATTTTTCTAATGCGTTTATAAAGATTTGGGGATCAGGTTTCTTGATCCCTTCCCATTCGGATACTAAAATTACATCAAAATAACTTACAATATTCAAAGCTTTAATGTTGTCCATCTGGAACTGACCATATCCATTTGTAATCATACCTAAAGCGATTTCATTATTTTTTAACTCCTCCAGCATTTTATGAATATGAGGAAATCCTACACAATGGTGTTTGAAATTGTCCAAATAATCTTCGAGAAGTTCTTCCCAAGTTACTGAACATATATTAAACTCCTCAATAAGTTGTTGGTACACTTTATCTTTCCAAACATATCCATGATTATCAAGTTCAATAAATCGTGAAACATACTGCTCTTTTGGAATATGAGAAAGTATCTTATTCAGTCTTTCATATTGGTGGTTAATAAAAAAATCTACTGACTTATCGCGATTCAGTAACGTTCCATCTAAATCAAATAATACAGCTTTAAACATGTTGAACTCCTCCAGTGATTATTAACTAATGTTATCCACTATATAACTCTATAATTGAATAAAGCACTTATCTTTTTACGAAAAGTGCATGATTGCGGAAATCTGATTCTGTGTATCAAGCTACTAGTTGAGAGCCTATTTCTCATGTAGCATTAATGAAAAACCTTCCTTTTGCAGCTTTAATCTCAAAGAAATATTTTTTACCATTCTTAAGCCCTTCTAATTTCTCACTTTTTCCAGGTGTTATCTGAAATTCATTTACTACTATTTCTCCATTTATATCTTTTACCCTCATGAGTATATTACCTGCACTGTTTGCGTCATTCGTAACTTCCTTTCTCCAAAAAATGCTATTATAGGTCATGTCTTTTTGGGCGTTAAAACTTATACGTTCCCACTCTTCCATTCCATCTGACGAATCCACAATAGCTGTAACCATTGGAAAAAATATTTGATTGACGGAACCTACATTTTGAATAACTAAACTACAAGTAATTACTACTACTGTTAGTGCAAACGCAATAATAGAAAATAATAAGCTCTTTCTGAATTTCATTTTTAATCCCCCTCTATAATCCCACCTTCTTCTACTTCCATATGAAGTGGAACAATTCCTTCATTATTGGTTAAAGTTATTGCACCACTTCAGAACACTATTTAAGGTAACTTTTTCTTTACAAAAAAAGCCCAATTCTTTTTTAGAAATGAGCTTTCTTATGTAATATGTAGTTAGTTTAAAGCCTATGTATTAACGAGCAGTACCTCGCCATTTTTGTAAATGCCCTTCTACTGAATGAGTGCTATTAACAAGCTCCAATACTTCTGAACTCATTATTAATTCTTTTGCTTCCACTACTTTTTGATCGGACATGGGTACATCTACTATGTGATTATTTTTCTTTTCTACGATCATTGCTTTGATTGTGTGTGCTTCTACACTATTTACATTCATGTGACGTTAGTTCCTCTCGATTACTATCATTTTCTTAATATTCCTACTTTTAAAGTATAGTCCACCGACATGACTTTTGTCTCAGTTATTTCTGTGTATATTCTCTCACTTATGTATAGTTTTTGACTCCCCTATCAATTAGTTAGGTTATATATACTACTCAATGAGTTTATGTTAATAAATTTGGGGAATTTTTTAATTCGAAAGAAGTGATATACAACTATATTTGTCAGAGCCTAATCCCCTCCTATAGACTTCCCATTTCATTTCAGTTATACAAAACCGTATAAAAATAATAACTTTTGTAAATGCTTGTCTAAAGTTGGAGAGAATAAGAAGAACGTTGACAAGGAGAGCTTGCTATTCAAGCGATGAACGACAATAATGAAAACTTTGTTCAATATCAAACGTATGTTGTTGGTTATTTTATTATTAAATCTAATTGATGGTATTTGTACGGCTTGGGGGCTCAGTAATGAATGGATTGAAGAAGCGAACCCACTGATGAGTTCGTTTTCACCCTTAACAATCCTTGGAATAAAAGTCACTTTATCTGGTGCTATTTTGTTACTGTGGAAATCAAATTTCCCTACAAGATTAACGAATGTTTGGCGAGTAGTTCTTACTTTCGTCATGTTCTTATATACTGGGATATTTGTTATGCACATAACCTGGATTTCAATGTTGTAGAATGTCTTCTAAAAAAAGAAAAGTGCTGCAAACCCTTAATACTAAGGAATTTGCAGCACTCTTTAATTTATTGTTCTTTCTTTAAACTTTCTTGTGCCATTTTAATTAGCTCCTTAACCATGCTGCCACCGATTTTCCCGCCAACTTTACCAGCTTCAAAAGAAGTAAGTTCGCCGTTATATTCTTCATTTAGAGAAATGCCTAATTCCTTAGCTACCTCTAGCACTGTCACTTCAGGATTACTAGAACCGGTTACTTTCGCTTTTAACAAATCCAGCTCTTGTTTAGCTTCAGGTACAAGAATTTTGTTTCGTTTTTTCTTTGCCATTTGATTGCTCCTTTTAAACTAGCATAGGCAATTACGGACAAAAAATACTAGCAGATAATGTTATTGAGATTTCACTTTAAAAACGAATGCTCAAATTCTTCTACCTGGCATGGTTTTCCAAAATAAAAACCTTGAATATATCGGCAATTTTCACCTAGTAGAAAATCCAATTCTTCTTTTGTTTCGACGCCTTCAGCGATGACTTCCAGCTTAAGCAGCTGCGCCATTTTTATCATGGCAGATGTAATTGTGGCGTTTTCCGGTTTATGGGAAATATCCCGGATAAACGATTGATCTATCTTAACTCCATCTATTTTAAATACCTTCAAATAGTTAAATGATGAATACCCCGTTCCAAAATCATCAATAAAAATTTTAACGCCCATTTCATTTAAATCCAACAGTGTTTTCTGAACTGTTTCTTCATTGAGCATTATTGAATTTTCGGTAATTTCAATTTCTAACCATTTCCCCTCTAATTCGTATCGCTCTAATAATTCACTTATTTCTTCAGCAAATCCTTGCTGTAAAAATCGCTTGGAACTAATATTGACACTAATCGGAACGAGGGGCACCCCCGCATTTCGCCATTCTACTAATTGTTCGCACACTCTGTTCTTCATCCATTTTCCGATGGCGATTATTAATCCCGTTTCTTCTGCAATCGGAATAAAGAGGCCAGGCGAAATTAAACCGTGTTCCGGATGGTTCCATCGTACAAGCGCTTCTGCACCCACGACTTTGCCTGTTATTGCATCAACTCTCGGTTGGAGGAAGGCCACCAATTCGTCGTTCATAATTGCTTTTCTTAAATCACGCTCCATTACGAACGACTTGTAATTTTCCTGGTTCATCGAAGAATCATAAATTTGGTACATATTTCGCCCAAACTCTTTCGCCTTATAAAGTGCAACATCCACCCTTTTCAACAGTTCTGTGACATTGGCATCATTCGATGGATAAAAGTCAATTCCGATGCTAGCAGTTAAAAGCAATTCGGAACCTTGTACATAAAAAGGATCTTTTAAGCTTTCTAATATATTTTGTGCAATTTCAATTACTTCATCTTTCGTTTCTACGATCGGGCAAAGCAGCATTAATTCATCGCCGCCCATGCGTGCTACATGAAACTTTTCTTTATACGGATTTGCGTTCAATCTCACTGCAATTTGCTGTAGTAATTCATCACCCACTGCATGGCCCAATGTATCATTTATCGATTTAAATCTATCCAAATCTAAAGATAAAATTGCCATCTTCTTTTGATTCTCTTCCGCCAGTTTTAATGACTCCTGAATTTTTTGTTCCATCCACCGACGATTCGGTAAACCTGTTAGTTCATCATGATGGGCTAAAAATGCATTGCGTTCTAGCACAAGTTTTTCCTCTGTTATATCTTTTCCGATTGCATAGATAACGTCGATTTCATTTTCACTGATCATTGGAACCAATGTAACATTTAAAAATCTTCGCTGTCCGTTGTTCTTTACTTCAAACTCAAATAATTGAACCTCACCTAGTAATACCTTTTCGAAATATGAAGCAATAACCGGGCGTTCTTCTTCCACCGTA
This genomic window from Solibacillus sp. FSL R5-0449 contains:
- a CDS encoding carbon starvation CstA family protein, with amino-acid sequence MYTLLGSIALLIVGYIVYGKFIEKVFIVNDATPTPAYTKADNLDYMPMPAWKGWMVQLLNIAGLGPIYGAIAGALYGPVAMIWIVFGCIFAGAVHDYFAGMLSLRHGGAQFPALVQRYLGKVMRVFTDIVSVILMVLVAAAFTAGPAAVLSSKLGITFMTALIAIFIYFLLAAILPINQIIGRIYPIFGAVLIIMAGAVLVSLVTSGIAIPEVSLTNMHPNDLPVWPLLMITISCGAISGFHSTQSPIISRTIKKESEGRKVFYGAMIGEGVIALIWCAAGMSFYGGTEGLLPKISEIGAGGVVDEISIALLGTFGSILAILGIVILPITTGDTSLRSARMIVLDFLGSRFSKNSTTPILATVAVAAPAFFLSTIDYQFLWRYVGMTNQMVATVMLWVATSYLLKSGKFHWIAGLPALFMTSVVFVYLMVAPEGFALAYETGVVIGLSFTVLVSFIYIYQIFKHKAFTNPVFLTEK
- a CDS encoding YtxH domain-containing protein — translated: MTQTSYNNLSTTTENDNNGKLLRGMVIGAVIGGALSMLDSTTRNKVTETTKNMKDSTMDMYSQVKNNPSEVKDDLQERLKSASSVLKEAISDAQNLYEKVNNNIIQPVTMVTEESSEILSHAKDATTDLKDIGGKVKEAGDEVKGSGNGQSQGA
- a CDS encoding HAD family hydrolase, which gives rise to MFKAVLFDLDGTLLNRDKSVDFFINHQYERLNKILSHIPKEQYVSRFIELDNHGYVWKDKVYQQLIEEFNICSVTWEELLEDYLDNFKHHCVGFPHIHKMLEELKNNEIALGMITNGYGQFQMDNIKALNIVSYFDVILVSEWEGIKKPDPQIFINALEKLNVEPSESLFIGDHPDNDVKAAQNVGMASIWKKDDQWTDVKADAIIDDYLELPQLLKNLSSNKNCNTYSLLK
- a CDS encoding alpha/beta-type small acid-soluble spore protein; translated protein: MAKKKRNKILVPEAKQELDLLKAKVTGSSNPEVTVLEVAKELGISLNEEYNGELTSFEAGKVGGKIGGSMVKELIKMAQESLKKEQ
- a CDS encoding EAL domain-containing protein translates to MSVNRNKISNIRDEISDFLNSSFDTKKIKESNIVYKMLDDILNAMNESTNITITNYDGTILYVNNNFCRLSKYKKEEIIGQNHRIVNSGTHTKEFFIQMWQTIISGNTWRGEIQNRAKDGTVYWVFEIIVPILDEEGQPYYFISFQTDITENKQVETQFKMNFIRTFQNLQNGIFKVRKEQDGTLKYTMSEGKLMDEIGASAEMILSKSPFDVFDLDIAKMKQRLYTKALTGKKVQYEIELGGKLIFVDIEPVCHNGVVTEIVGTVHDFSQFREVEKQLKVNEERNQYLMNYSYEYITMLDKDGTILHMNAKTLKLFEVDETIFGNLSIIDITVEEERPVIASYFEKVLLGEVQLFEFEVKNNGQRRFLNVTLVPMISENEIDVIYAIGKDITEEKLVLERNAFLAHHDELTGLPNRRWMEQKIQESLKLAEENQKKMAILSLDLDRFKSINDTLGHAVGDELLQQIAVRLNANPYKEKFHVARMGGDELMLLCPIVETKDEVIEIAQNILESLKDPFYVQGSELLLTASIGIDFYPSNDANVTELLKRVDVALYKAKEFGRNMYQIYDSSMNQENYKSFVMERDLRKAIMNDELVAFLQPRVDAITGKVVGAEALVRWNHPEHGLISPGLFIPIAEETGLIIAIGKWMKNRVCEQLVEWRNAGVPLVPISVNISSKRFLQQGFAEEISELLERYELEGKWLEIEITENSIMLNEETVQKTLLDLNEMGVKIFIDDFGTGYSSFNYLKVFKIDGVKIDQSFIRDISHKPENATITSAMIKMAQLLKLEVIAEGVETKEELDFLLGENCRYIQGFYFGKPCQVEEFEHSFLK